CGACGCCGCCGAGTCGGCCGGCGCACCGCACGACTACGTGATGAACCTCCGCAAGCGCCCCTGCTGAACCCCGCCCCGAGCCGCTTCTGTACGAACGTACGAAGAGGACCGGCCAGACTCTGCACGGCCACATCTACGCGCGTAGGGAATCACCGGTTACCCTCGTCCGCGTGAACGCATCTGTTATTCCGGACCACATCCAGGGCGACCCGCACGCCGCCGCCGCGGACGCCGCCGCCCGCCTGCGCGAGCTGACCGGCGCCGACACCCACGACGTCGCTCTCGTGATGGGCTCCGGCTGGGCCCCCGCCGGCGATGCGCTCGGCGTCCCGGAGGCCGAGTTCCCGGTCACGGCACTGCCCGGCTTCCCGGCCCCGGCGGTCGAGGGCCACGGCGGCACGATCCGCTCGTACCGGATCGGCGAGAAGCGCGCCCTGGTCTTCCTGGGCCGCACGCACTACTACGAGGGCCGCGGTGTCGCCGCGGTCGCGCACGGCGTCCGTACGGCCGTCTCCGCGGGCTGCGGGACCGTCATCCTGACGAACGGCTGCGGCGGGCTGCGCGAGGGCATGCGCCCCGGCCAGCCGGTCCTCATCAGCGACCACCTCAACCTGACGGCCGCGTCGCCGATCGTGGGCGCGAACTTCGTCGATCTGACCGACCTGTACTCGCCGCGTCTGCGCGCGCTCTGCAAGGA
The DNA window shown above is from Streptomyces sp. Alt3 and carries:
- a CDS encoding purine-nucleoside phosphorylase — translated: MNASVIPDHIQGDPHAAAADAAARLRELTGADTHDVALVMGSGWAPAGDALGVPEAEFPVTALPGFPAPAVEGHGGTIRSYRIGEKRALVFLGRTHYYEGRGVAAVAHGVRTAVSAGCGTVILTNGCGGLREGMRPGQPVLISDHLNLTAASPIVGANFVDLTDLYSPRLRALCKEIDPTLEEGVYVQFPGPHYETPAEINMVRVMGGDLVGMSTVLEAIAAREAGAEVLGISLVTNLAAGLSGEPLNHEEVLQAGRDSATQMGALLARVLDRI